The genomic segment AATGGCATAACAGTGCCAACGATCGCAATTGCAGAGGTAACTAATTTCATCGGTTACGTTTTGAGTTTGATGTACCAGACCGGCCTCTTCGCACTCATCCAGAAGTTGAAGGCCTTCTGCCTGGGTCATTTTCCTGGCCCCCAGGCAATTGATGCCAAAGTCGGCGTTACGACCAAAGAACATGCACGTATCCAAAGGCATCCCATGAGTGTCTTCACCGCGCAATAGAGCCGCATGCCGGCAATAGCATCTACCAACCGCAATGGTGTCATTTTTTTCAATGTAGGATTTAACCTGGTCGTAAGTATGGATCTTATTCCCCACTTCAACAGTTTTATCAACCGTAATAACTCGCATAGTTGGAAAGGGCATGGTTATGGGTGACTTGGCTTCCCAGGCTTCTTTATACTCATAGATATACTTGGCCAGTTCTTTATCGCGGTCGGTGGTGGTTCCACGATAAAAAACAAATTCAAATATCCCGGGCACGAACGGCACTGCCCTGAAGACCCGGGCGCCGTCCTTTAAATGGGAATGACAAAGCCCTTTGTCAGCCATACTCTTGAGTGTGGTGGCCATTTCCGCCTCATCCTTGCCCATTTGACTGGCCATTTCTGCGGCAGTGAAGATTCTTTTAGGCATGGCATTGTTGATTTCGGCTTCTTCCGGGGTAAACAACGCTTTCACCACTCTATAGAATTCAGGAATGTCCATGCCTCCAAATACCGCGCCTCTTTTGTTCATAACGTCAATCATGTCTTTATAAACTTGATCACTCATTTTGAATCCTCCTCGAACGTTTAATATAAATTTTTATGTTACTGACGTTTGAAGCTGTCATCCTGCTCAAGTTCCCCTCAAAATACCAAGTGTTATCATCGTTTTTCTCCTTCTCGCTAGCGACGGCTCCGGTTGGAATCAATGCCACTAATTGGTCTTTTATACTTCCACCAATCGTTCATCGCGGGATCATCTTTGCCGATGAGGCCATAGCCGAAAAAATCGTCCATCAGTCGTAGCAGGGCGCCAGCCTGGGGAGTGCGAGACGCCATGATGTGTGCGATGTCATGCAAGGCCGTCTTATCCTGTTTCGTCCAGGGGCAAGACATCAGACAATTTGTGCACCTTTCGCTAATTTGATATTCAAGGCACTTCCGTGAATTATCCCACCATACTTTCTTGCCACGAAAATGCCAGGGCTGTTCACCTTCCCATTCCCAGGTCGGCTCGTCCTCCATACTGAGCGCACCGGAAGGGCAAGCTTCCGCGCACTTCTTGCAGTGCCTGCAGAATTCCTGGAGTCCGAAATCAATGGGTTTATCCAACGCGAGGGGCAGGTCCGTGATGATGGCAAATAAGCGGATAGCGCCTCCATAGATAGGTGAGATCAAACGATTCATGCGACCGATCTCCCCTAAACCTGAGGCCACAGTCCAAGGAACAGGATTGATGGAAGGAATAAATTCAGCGCCATATCCG from the Deltaproteobacteria bacterium genome contains:
- a CDS encoding 4Fe-4S binding protein — its product is MSDQVYKDMIDVMNKRGAVFGGMDIPEFYRVVKALFTPEEAEINNAMPKRIFTAAEMASQMGKDEAEMATTLKSMADKGLCHSHLKDGARVFRAVPFVPGIFEFVFYRGTTTDRDKELAKYIYEYKEAWEAKSPITMPFPTMRVITVDKTVEVGNKIHTYDQVKSYIEKNDTIAVGRCYCRHAALLRGEDTHGMPLDTCMFFGRNADFGINCLGARKMTQAEGLQLLDECEEAGLVHQTQNVTDEISYLCNCDRWHCYAIKLTLKQPKPSAMLNSGFEPRFDPDLCAACETCIDRCPVEALTMGDDDLPQVDLNRCFGCAVCATGCPNEAIKMVSKPGFEEPPKDQKALMGAVVASFSSQG
- a CDS encoding reductive dehalogenase codes for the protein MSPDDFDVIPWEGTPEEASDMVEAAGIFLGAAQIGFTSVNENWLPPNVVFDSNVDRITPTQDKSLLYPERFKYVVTGHVLVPYPSGMRSPSAIGAAADRLGFEHAWLSMTRVINFLTCLGYGAEFIPSINPVPWTVASGLGEIGRMNRLISPIYGGAIRLFAIITDLPLALDKPIDFGLQEFCRHCKKCAEACPSGALSMEDEPTWEWEGEQPWHFRGKKVWWDNSRKCLEYQISERCTNCLMSCPWTKQDKTALHDIAHIMASRTPQAGALLRLMDDFFGYGLIGKDDPAMNDWWKYKRPISGIDSNRSRR